The following are from one region of the Roseimicrobium gellanilyticum genome:
- a CDS encoding DUF2752 domain-containing protein, with translation MGWSLWPCFFASMTGLPCPGCGMTRATAALLKGQWSLAMKYHLFSPGFLVLAAFLGWAALAPRSWRDPVIRWVKGVERRTCLPLLFLVCAFIYGLIRMAVPSTNPPIVSPSPVRAWLQERFSTSSCWSNCSSTVVSVLASWDSSAVLSPTFGAG, from the coding sequence ATGGGGTGGTCCCTCTGGCCGTGCTTCTTCGCCTCCATGACCGGCCTCCCGTGTCCCGGCTGCGGCATGACGCGCGCGACCGCGGCCTTGCTCAAAGGGCAGTGGTCGTTGGCCATGAAGTACCATCTATTTTCTCCGGGGTTTCTGGTGCTGGCGGCCTTTCTTGGCTGGGCTGCACTTGCACCAAGATCCTGGCGTGACCCGGTGATTCGATGGGTGAAAGGGGTGGAGCGCCGCACCTGCCTGCCACTCCTCTTTTTGGTGTGTGCCTTCATTTATGGCTTGATCCGGATGGCAGTACCCTCCACCAATCCGCCCATAGTCAGTCCTTCACCGGTGCGCGCCTGGTTGCAGGAGCGGTTCTCTACATCATCCTGCTGGTCAAACTGTTCAAGCACGGTGGTGTCGGTCTTGGCATCTTGGGATTCTTCTGCAGTCCTTTCACCTACATTTGGGGCTGGATGA
- a CDS encoding D-glycero-alpha-D-manno-heptose-1,7-bisphosphate 7-phosphatase: MRPAFFFDRDGVVNVSPGPGYVLCWEEFHFCEGVIEALAWLKKQGFALVLVTNQQGVGKGLMTLEALDDMHHRMQEELAKYGAAFDAIHACTCLKSDPGCTCHKPSPEMVLAAASNLNLDLTRSWLIGDQDRDIQMAMSAGVPHTIRVVGENSATIAADHEIRELTELLPLLQKIVVR; the protein is encoded by the coding sequence TTGCGTCCCGCCTTTTTCTTCGACCGCGATGGTGTGGTGAATGTGTCACCCGGCCCTGGCTATGTGCTGTGCTGGGAGGAATTCCATTTTTGTGAAGGGGTCATCGAGGCGCTGGCCTGGCTGAAAAAACAGGGCTTTGCACTGGTGCTGGTGACGAATCAACAGGGCGTGGGCAAGGGGCTCATGACCCTGGAAGCGCTGGATGACATGCATCACCGCATGCAGGAAGAACTGGCCAAATATGGCGCAGCCTTTGATGCCATCCATGCCTGCACGTGCCTGAAGAGTGATCCGGGCTGCACTTGCCACAAGCCGAGTCCCGAGATGGTGCTGGCGGCCGCGAGTAACCTGAACCTCGACCTCACCCGCTCCTGGCTCATCGGTGATCAGGATCGTGACATCCAGATGGCGATGAGCGCGGGCGTGCCGCACACGATTCGCGTGGTGGGAGAGAACTCCGCGACCATCGCCGCCGACCATGAAATACGCGAGCTGACGGAATTGCTTCCGCTGCTGCAGAAGATTGTCGTGAGATAA
- the ribD gene encoding bifunctional diaminohydroxyphosphoribosylaminopyrimidine deaminase/5-amino-6-(5-phosphoribosylamino)uracil reductase RibD: protein MASSDDEYFMTIALAQASRGIGLTAPNPPVGAVIVKDGTVLGEGYHHRAGLPHAEIEALQDAMGSGHDVRGATAYVTLEPCSTKGRTQPCTRALIHAGISRVVYALHDPNPKHAGSADKLLRKEGIDVESGVLEEECSRLIRPFAKWITTGLPYVIAKVGQSLDGRLSRPPGESQNITSKAARDHAMQLRVRCDAILVGGETVRQDNPRLTLRGDDIPEEKNQPWRVVVTRSGSLPKKSHIFTDEFKKRTKVLKGDLSFEEILRELAKLDITCVLVEGGGNLLGQAFASRHVDECFWYLAPRVCGGGVMSVGGVAFPDGACSVELADVWHESLGDNFLIHGYPVWE from the coding sequence ATGGCTTCCTCGGACGACGAATACTTCATGACCATCGCGCTGGCCCAGGCCTCGCGAGGCATCGGACTCACCGCGCCCAATCCGCCCGTCGGCGCCGTGATTGTGAAGGATGGCACGGTACTGGGAGAGGGCTACCATCATCGTGCCGGCCTGCCGCATGCGGAAATTGAAGCCCTTCAGGATGCCATGGGCAGTGGACATGATGTGCGCGGCGCCACGGCGTACGTGACTCTCGAGCCGTGCTCCACCAAGGGACGCACCCAACCCTGCACACGAGCCCTCATTCACGCCGGCATCTCCCGGGTGGTGTATGCGCTCCATGACCCCAATCCCAAACACGCAGGTTCGGCGGACAAGCTTCTGCGCAAGGAAGGCATCGACGTGGAAAGTGGCGTGCTGGAAGAGGAGTGCTCCCGGTTGATTCGTCCCTTTGCAAAATGGATCACCACCGGCCTGCCCTATGTGATCGCGAAGGTGGGCCAGAGTCTCGATGGACGGCTCTCACGGCCGCCGGGTGAATCCCAAAACATCACCAGCAAGGCCGCGCGCGATCACGCCATGCAACTGCGCGTGCGTTGCGATGCCATCCTGGTCGGCGGCGAAACCGTGCGACAGGACAATCCCCGCCTCACCCTGCGCGGCGACGACATCCCTGAGGAGAAGAACCAGCCATGGCGCGTGGTCGTGACACGCTCCGGCAGCCTGCCGAAGAAGTCCCACATCTTCACAGATGAATTCAAAAAGCGTACCAAGGTGCTGAAGGGGGATCTCTCCTTTGAAGAAATCCTGCGGGAACTCGCCAAGCTCGACATCACGTGTGTGCTCGTCGAGGGCGGCGGCAACCTGCTCGGCCAGGCCTTTGCCTCACGCCATGTGGACGAATGCTTCTGGTACCTCGCCCCACGCGTCTGCGGCGGTGGTGTCATGTCCGTGGGCGGCGTGGCCTTCCCGGATGGCGCCTGCTCCGTGGAACTCGCGGATGTGTGGCATGAGAGCCTGGGGGACAACTTCCTGATCCATGGGTATCCGGTGTGGGAGTAG
- a CDS encoding ATP-binding protein translates to MSRLLSLREALSHAPDNTALLLLYGHTCLDELLLEEAHDIFSRILCLEPDHVEAQLCLARTLVLQGDTSGAAVRVERILQRDPGNAAAHLVLSRIFFAENNRARALEYYQRAQEMDASICDPALEADLGRVAKPGTPARDKSNSPFDLLDEDDLSPEVQQEFFDDPFDEAVTGDWKPETFFAPGDGERFRVTFSDVGGMDALKEEIRLKIIYPLQHPELYKAYGRRTGGGILLYGPPGCGKTLLLRATAGEVACNYFAIGLHEIFDPYYGSIERNLHQIFETARANTPCVLVFDEIDSLAPNRRDVRDTQTRNIVNQFLSELDGLRGENQRILVIGATNSPWQLDPALRRPGRFDQAIFVPPPDESARLQIIKLLSKGKPIAQLDDTMLAQATAGFSGADLRWVFDRAAELALADALHAGKTVPIRMESLIQIAQSHTPSTNAWLDGVKQHAPATQTDALYNEVRKFMQQQTGARQQG, encoded by the coding sequence ATGTCACGACTCCTCTCTCTTCGCGAAGCCCTCAGCCATGCGCCGGACAACACGGCGCTCCTGCTGCTGTACGGACACACGTGCCTGGATGAGCTCCTGCTCGAGGAGGCGCATGACATTTTCTCCCGCATCCTGTGCCTGGAGCCGGATCATGTTGAAGCCCAACTTTGCCTCGCCCGCACGCTCGTGCTGCAAGGCGACACCAGTGGCGCCGCCGTGCGTGTGGAACGCATCCTGCAGCGCGATCCCGGCAATGCCGCCGCGCACTTGGTGCTGAGCCGTATTTTCTTCGCGGAGAACAACCGCGCCCGCGCACTGGAGTACTACCAGCGTGCGCAGGAGATGGACGCCTCCATCTGCGATCCTGCACTGGAGGCCGACCTCGGCCGCGTGGCCAAGCCCGGTACGCCTGCCCGCGACAAGTCGAACAGCCCCTTTGACCTACTGGACGAAGACGATCTCTCGCCGGAGGTGCAGCAGGAATTCTTTGACGATCCCTTCGATGAGGCGGTGACCGGCGACTGGAAGCCGGAAACCTTCTTCGCCCCGGGCGATGGCGAGCGCTTCCGCGTGACCTTCTCCGATGTGGGTGGCATGGACGCTCTGAAGGAGGAGATCCGCCTGAAGATCATCTACCCTCTGCAGCACCCGGAGCTCTACAAGGCCTACGGACGCAGAACTGGCGGCGGCATTCTGCTGTACGGCCCCCCCGGCTGCGGCAAAACTCTGCTCCTGCGCGCCACGGCAGGCGAGGTGGCCTGCAACTACTTTGCCATCGGCTTGCACGAGATCTTCGACCCGTACTACGGCAGCATCGAGCGCAACCTGCACCAGATCTTCGAGACCGCCCGTGCCAATACGCCGTGCGTGCTGGTGTTCGACGAAATCGACAGCCTCGCTCCAAACCGCCGCGATGTGCGCGACACCCAGACGCGCAATATCGTGAACCAGTTCCTCAGTGAGTTGGACGGCCTGCGCGGTGAGAACCAGCGGATCCTTGTCATCGGCGCCACGAATTCCCCCTGGCAACTCGACCCGGCGCTGCGTCGCCCCGGGCGTTTCGACCAGGCCATCTTCGTGCCGCCACCGGACGAGAGCGCCCGGCTGCAAATCATCAAGCTGCTCTCCAAGGGCAAGCCCATTGCCCAACTCGATGACACCATGCTCGCCCAAGCGACCGCCGGATTCTCCGGTGCCGACCTGCGCTGGGTCTTCGATCGTGCTGCCGAGCTCGCACTGGCCGATGCCCTGCATGCCGGCAAGACGGTGCCGATCCGGATGGAGTCGCTGATACAGATTGCCCAGAGCCACACGCCAAGCACGAATGCCTGGCTGGATGGTGTGAAGCAGCATGCTCCTGCCACGCAAACAGACGCTCTCTACAACGAGGTGCGGAAGTTCATGCAGCAGCAAACCGGAGCGCGTCAGCAGGGCTGA
- a CDS encoding anthranilate synthase component II, with the protein MLLIIDNYDSFTYNLVQYFGEMGATMEIRRNDQVTLEEIEKMKPSHVCISPGPCTPKEAGVSNDVIRRFGSKVPLLGVCLGHQCIGDVFGGDVVRAGRLMHGKVSRIHHTDKSVFATMPQDFEATRYHSLIVKRDTLPDCLEITAVAADDESEIMGLRHKELPIHGVQFHPESILTQDGKRLLKNFLEMSA; encoded by the coding sequence ATGCTCCTCATCATCGACAACTACGACTCCTTTACCTACAACCTCGTGCAGTACTTCGGCGAGATGGGTGCCACCATGGAGATCCGCCGCAACGATCAGGTAACGCTGGAGGAGATTGAAAAGATGAAGCCCAGCCACGTCTGCATCTCACCTGGTCCGTGCACGCCAAAGGAAGCTGGAGTGAGCAATGATGTGATTCGCCGCTTCGGCAGCAAGGTTCCACTCCTTGGCGTGTGCCTCGGGCACCAGTGCATCGGGGATGTGTTCGGCGGCGATGTGGTGCGCGCCGGTCGTCTCATGCACGGCAAGGTCTCGCGCATCCATCACACCGACAAGTCGGTGTTCGCGACCATGCCGCAGGACTTCGAAGCCACGCGCTACCATTCTCTCATCGTGAAGCGCGATACTTTGCCCGATTGCCTGGAGATCACGGCGGTCGCTGCCGATGACGAATCCGAAATCATGGGGCTGCGCCACAAGGAACTGCCGATCCATGGAGTGCAGTTCCATCCGGAAAGCATTCTCACCCAAGATGGTAAACGACTCTTGAAGAATTTTCTGGAAATGAGCGCCTAG
- a CDS encoding MotA/TolQ/ExbB proton channel family protein, with translation MLDLISKGGALVWVLLGCFGLALAIFAERISYYHRAGMNVGEFLAGLASLIRRKNYAEALQECVATRVPAGRVLHAALLRHHSTREQLKDIVQEAGQLEVPRLERYLSVLHGIAHATPLIGLLGTILGLMNTFTRLNNENGYATPAEVANGVFLALITSALGLVVAIPSYLFYSFLAAKARHLMHDLERAGIEIVNILEDNREPAHAATTGGAQIVEFRKTDSGSALKRG, from the coding sequence ATGCTCGATCTGATTTCCAAAGGCGGCGCCCTCGTCTGGGTGCTCCTGGGTTGCTTTGGGCTGGCCCTGGCAATCTTCGCGGAACGCATCTCGTACTACCACCGGGCTGGCATGAATGTCGGCGAATTCCTCGCCGGACTCGCCAGCCTGATTCGCAGAAAGAACTACGCCGAGGCCCTGCAGGAATGTGTGGCCACCCGCGTGCCTGCCGGACGCGTGCTGCACGCCGCCTTGCTGCGCCACCATTCGACTCGCGAGCAGCTCAAGGACATCGTGCAGGAAGCCGGACAGCTCGAGGTGCCTCGCTTGGAGCGCTACCTAAGCGTGCTGCACGGCATCGCACATGCCACGCCACTCATTGGTCTGCTGGGTACCATCCTCGGCCTCATGAATACTTTCACCCGCCTGAACAACGAGAATGGCTATGCCACACCGGCGGAGGTGGCAAATGGGGTCTTCCTGGCGCTCATCACCTCGGCTCTCGGTCTGGTGGTGGCGATTCCCAGCTACCTTTTTTATTCCTTCCTCGCGGCCAAGGCGCGCCATCTCATGCATGACCTGGAGCGTGCTGGCATCGAAATCGTGAACATCCTTGAAGACAATCGCGAGCCTGCCCACGCTGCGACGACCGGTGGGGCGCAGATTGTGGAGTTCCGCAAAACGGACTCCGGCAGCGCGCTGAAGCGCGGCTAG
- a CDS encoding biopolymer transporter ExbD — protein MKLVSHLPKPGFWMYLGPVLNVLLLLLLFFLLGSNFVIQSGVAVKLPESASRLNGFERAQVVTLPSGNDSSMYFNGRPVTYEELGRQLELKKTEGRRLIIHADGGTPLGGRFQQVSNLALRMGYEVAFATQPAR, from the coding sequence ATGAAGCTCGTCAGTCATCTGCCGAAGCCGGGCTTCTGGATGTATCTGGGGCCTGTGCTCAATGTGCTGCTGCTCCTGCTGCTCTTTTTCCTCTTGGGCTCGAACTTCGTGATCCAGAGTGGCGTGGCGGTGAAGCTGCCGGAGAGCGCTTCGCGGCTCAATGGCTTCGAGAGGGCGCAGGTGGTGACCTTGCCCTCGGGGAATGACTCTTCCATGTACTTCAATGGTCGGCCGGTGACCTACGAGGAACTGGGGCGCCAGCTTGAGTTGAAGAAGACCGAGGGACGCCGGCTCATCATCCACGCGGATGGGGGAACGCCGCTGGGAGGGCGTTTCCAGCAGGTGAGCAATCTCGCACTACGCATGGGCTACGAGGTGGCCTTCGCTACCCAGCCGGCGAGGTAA
- a CDS encoding zinc ribbon domain-containing protein, which translates to MIHVSLTNLLLLGMIVGLALLGCFWLYAVWKERRQEGRARQDLVSCRICGNIYENLSRSPMTACPQCGSLNEATKPKPI; encoded by the coding sequence ATGATACACGTCTCCCTCACCAACCTGCTCCTGCTGGGCATGATCGTGGGGCTGGCGCTGCTCGGGTGTTTCTGGCTCTATGCCGTGTGGAAGGAAAGGCGCCAGGAGGGGCGGGCACGGCAGGATCTCGTCTCCTGTCGTATTTGCGGAAACATCTACGAGAATCTCAGCCGCAGTCCCATGACCGCATGTCCGCAGTGCGGCTCGCTGAACGAGGCGACGAAGCCCAAGCCGATTTAG